The following coding sequences lie in one Vibrio algicola genomic window:
- a CDS encoding site-specific integrase produces MRKNIPISNNAEQLKQSQLNFALPIDYEQLDALTHKQYSHNSLLSMLNDWNRFSHFCRTKHVSPLPASITAIRLFLEKESQQRKYATLRRYSLTIGLIHRLHALSDPTNHRQIHFTLAQLRQIKKGDATQATAFTRQHLSQLTQKLEHSDSIKDLRDLIIYHLMFECALKRGQLRAVELEHLIVSGYPTIQLMVNDHQYSLTPALTQLLHKWLSFIPSHHTYLLSRIDKYENLGDTQLDDSSIYRVFRRASELLRLPKHLQFSGQSSRIGATKDLYAQGYNLKQIQDFGRWMSPVMPAQYLEKYQLSDSEQMKFRQIKSWD; encoded by the coding sequence ATGAGAAAAAACATTCCTATTAGTAATAATGCCGAGCAATTAAAGCAGAGCCAACTTAACTTTGCTTTGCCGATAGATTATGAACAATTAGATGCCTTAACCCATAAGCAGTATTCGCATAACTCTTTGCTTTCTATGCTTAATGATTGGAATCGCTTTAGTCATTTTTGCCGCACAAAACATGTAAGTCCTCTGCCCGCCTCTATCACTGCGATTCGGTTATTTTTGGAAAAGGAAAGTCAGCAGAGAAAATACGCCACACTGCGTCGTTATAGCTTAACCATAGGTCTGATCCATAGGTTGCATGCCCTTAGTGATCCTACTAATCACCGTCAAATCCACTTTACTCTTGCCCAATTGCGACAGATAAAAAAAGGCGATGCGACTCAAGCAACTGCTTTTACTCGTCAACATTTATCGCAATTGACTCAGAAACTAGAACATTCTGATTCAATCAAAGATCTACGCGATCTCATTATTTATCATTTAATGTTTGAATGTGCTTTAAAACGTGGTCAATTACGTGCAGTGGAACTCGAACACTTAATAGTATCGGGCTATCCAACCATTCAATTAATGGTTAATGATCATCAATATTCATTAACTCCAGCGTTAACTCAGTTATTGCACAAATGGTTATCTTTTATCCCGAGCCACCACACTTATCTGTTGAGTCGTATTGATAAATATGAAAATTTAGGCGACACCCAACTCGATGATTCTTCTATTTACCGTGTATTTCGACGTGCTAGTGAACTATTGCGTTTACCCAAGCATTTGCAATTTTCAGGACAATCAAGCCGAATTGGTGCCACTAAAGACTTGTACGCCCAAGGCTATAACTTAAAACAAATCCAAGATTTTGGCCGATGGATGAGCCCTGTGATGCCGGCGCAATATTTAGAAAAGTATCAGCTCTCGGATAGCGAACAAATGAAATTTAGACAAATAAAAAGCTGGGATTAA
- the yciH gene encoding stress response translation initiation inhibitor YciH encodes MSLVYSTDLGRIKPEEKVEQRPKGDGVVRIQRQTKGRKGKGVCIVTGLDLNDTELKLIAAELKKVCGCGGSIKEGTVEIQGDNRDKIKAHLEKKGHTVKLSGG; translated from the coding sequence ATGTCACTCGTTTATTCCACCGATCTTGGTCGTATCAAACCCGAAGAAAAAGTCGAACAAAGACCAAAAGGTGATGGTGTGGTTCGAATCCAACGTCAAACCAAAGGACGTAAAGGAAAAGGGGTTTGTATTGTGACAGGTCTTGATCTCAACGATACTGAATTAAAACTTATTGCTGCAGAATTGAAAAAAGTGTGTGGTTGTGGCGGCAGTATCAAAGAGGGCACGGTTGAAATTCAAGGTGATAACCGCGACAAAATCAAAGCCCATTTAGAGAAAAAAGGTCACACAGTAAAACTTTCAGGTGGTTGA
- a CDS encoding cystatin domain-containing protein encodes MYKKLLIVSVGALSLMACSSTPAPQDTQAATKCEVLTSKPGGWQKVSITPQVTEAATTAVASIDGSHSLKEIQSATEQVVAGMNYKINFTTEDDTAYVAVVYRNLKSEYKVVSLMSKEDVADCK; translated from the coding sequence ATGTATAAAAAACTATTGATTGTTAGCGTAGGAGCTCTTTCACTTATGGCTTGTAGTTCAACTCCAGCACCACAAGACACTCAAGCTGCCACTAAATGTGAAGTGTTGACATCGAAACCTGGTGGCTGGCAAAAAGTATCGATCACGCCTCAAGTCACTGAAGCAGCAACGACAGCTGTCGCAAGTATTGATGGAAGTCATAGCCTGAAAGAAATTCAAAGCGCAACTGAGCAAGTGGTTGCAGGTATGAATTATAAAATAAACTTTACAACTGAAGATGATACTGCCTATGTTGCAGTAGTATATCGTAACTTAAAATCTGAATACAAAGTGGTTAGCTTAATGTCTAAAGAAGACGTTGCGGATTGTAAGTAA
- a CDS encoding DsbA family protein encodes MKKIILPLALTFCATSAFAANTADFTPEQQAKIGEIAAQYLVDHPEFLIKASQKLQQQQLEQQANGQKAAVLAHKDALLNDPTTPFTGPKTAKVNVVEFFDYQCIYCFKISTAIEQMQKQYPNVKFIYKETPIFGNRWEPSKYAAQMGLEVFAQQGSKAYGEYHNGVYATGLNEGKLTKAVVDKQAKAAGMDLSKFTPTETYQKNIQLFSQLGFKGTPALVVMPTNGATTENTYVINGADVNGLSNAIKTLSK; translated from the coding sequence ATGAAAAAAATCATCTTACCTTTGGCGTTAACTTTTTGTGCAACGTCTGCATTCGCTGCAAATACCGCTGATTTCACACCAGAACAACAAGCCAAAATTGGTGAGATTGCCGCGCAATACCTCGTTGACCATCCTGAGTTTTTAATTAAAGCGAGTCAAAAACTTCAACAGCAACAACTTGAGCAACAAGCCAATGGACAAAAAGCGGCAGTCTTAGCCCATAAAGATGCGTTATTAAATGATCCAACCACACCATTCACGGGTCCAAAAACGGCTAAGGTAAATGTGGTCGAGTTTTTTGATTACCAATGTATTTACTGCTTTAAGATCTCAACTGCGATTGAGCAGATGCAAAAGCAATATCCAAACGTGAAGTTCATTTATAAAGAGACCCCTATTTTTGGTAACCGTTGGGAGCCTTCAAAATACGCGGCCCAAATGGGATTAGAAGTATTTGCTCAACAAGGTTCAAAAGCTTATGGCGAATACCATAATGGCGTATACGCTACTGGGCTTAATGAAGGTAAATTAACGAAAGCAGTTGTTGATAAACAAGCAAAAGCGGCAGGAATGGATTTATCGAAATTTACTCCCACAGAAACGTATCAGAAAAATATTCAGTTGTTCTCCCAGTTAGGCTTCAAAGGCACACCGGCATTGGTTGTGATGCCAACAAATGGTGCAACGACTGAAAACACGTATGTTATCAACGGTGCTGATGTGAATGGTTTGAGTAACGCGATAAAAACCCTATCTAAATAG
- the maoP gene encoding DUF413 domain-containing protein, giving the protein MRNLGKYFDNKHFARGFSRSGEFTIKEAQILEDYGRTMQGLFEGSIEAQDADEELFASAFQQGGEVIDSAYSSCWKKYLNKTQRKRSYTLCSTVKNNSDASSYDDNNGDSDDFLLDN; this is encoded by the coding sequence ATGAGAAATCTTGGTAAGTATTTTGATAATAAACATTTCGCACGCGGCTTTAGTCGCTCTGGTGAATTCACTATTAAAGAAGCACAAATCCTTGAAGATTATGGCCGTACCATGCAGGGGTTGTTCGAGGGCTCTATTGAAGCTCAAGATGCCGATGAAGAATTATTTGCTTCCGCATTTCAACAAGGAGGGGAGGTGATAGACAGCGCTTATTCAAGTTGCTGGAAAAAGTACCTTAATAAAACTCAGCGTAAACGCAGTTACACCTTGTGCAGTACGGTAAAAAATAATTCTGATGCCTCTTCTTATGATGATAACAACGGTGATAGCGATGACTTTTTGCTAGATAACTAA
- the hdfR gene encoding HTH-type transcriptional regulator HdfR translates to MDTELLRTFLEVGKTRHFGRAAESLYLTQSAVSFRIRQLESQLGSALFSRQRGNVHLTPAGERLLPYAESILQTWGRARQDVVLSESYMEQIAIGASSSVWELGGISDWVNDLHGNLPEAAFRLESISRQDIVRALLEKSIDIALLGDPPKVEGFSLKQVASFEFKLVATEPGLTFESLNTQPLAYLDWGTRFSIEHARISELQKIPVLRASSSRIVLNYLLANSGMAYLPEPVISKTVDANKLFIVDDAPVMEQSLYLCWNDRHEKIDFIQQLLAVPFELRTTTDD, encoded by the coding sequence ATGGATACTGAACTCTTACGCACCTTTTTAGAAGTTGGAAAAACCCGCCATTTCGGACGCGCGGCAGAAAGCTTGTATTTAACTCAATCGGCGGTCAGCTTTCGGATCCGACAACTTGAAAGTCAATTAGGCAGTGCATTGTTTTCTCGTCAGCGAGGGAATGTGCATCTCACCCCGGCAGGAGAAAGATTGTTACCGTATGCGGAATCTATCCTGCAAACTTGGGGACGAGCACGTCAAGATGTGGTGTTGTCTGAAAGTTATATGGAACAAATTGCCATTGGCGCGTCATCGAGTGTATGGGAGCTTGGTGGAATTTCCGATTGGGTCAATGATTTACATGGAAACTTACCTGAAGCCGCTTTTCGGCTCGAATCGATCAGTCGACAAGATATTGTGCGAGCATTACTCGAAAAAAGTATTGATATTGCCCTATTAGGCGATCCACCAAAAGTCGAAGGATTCAGCTTAAAACAAGTGGCTAGTTTTGAATTTAAGTTAGTGGCAACCGAACCAGGCTTAACATTTGAGTCTTTAAACACCCAACCTTTGGCTTATTTAGATTGGGGGACTCGTTTTTCTATTGAACATGCACGGATCAGTGAATTACAAAAAATCCCAGTCTTACGGGCATCATCGAGCCGAATAGTGCTAAATTACTTGTTAGCCAATAGCGGCATGGCATATCTACCGGAACCGGTTATTTCTAAAACCGTTGATGCGAATAAATTATTTATTGTCGATGACGCCCCTGTTATGGAACAATCTTTGTATTTGTGTTGGAACGATAGGCATGAAAAAATTGATTTCATACAGCAATTATTAGCGGTCCCATTTGAACTTAGAACCACCACAGACGATTAA
- a CDS encoding YoaH family protein → MFDDIPTLTHQEQQEAVEEIQKLMQQGMSTGEAIKIIAARIRAEKKGE, encoded by the coding sequence ATGTTTGATGATATACCTACGTTAACCCACCAAGAACAACAAGAAGCAGTCGAAGAGATCCAAAAGTTAATGCAACAAGGAATGAGTACAGGGGAGGCAATCAAAATAATCGCAGCTAGAATACGAGCAGAAAAGAAAGGGGAGTGA
- a CDS encoding DUF2861 family protein translates to MLKINPSLLILCISLLPNQSWADNEWFTQQDSITNAHKALLSGDLKKSFDAMVEAWQNEPEAHVTNHLNGLLWKGLESDCGRGFDTSGYPSWLNNVVIERQVIQSPGRLNYRLNYRLNIRASTNSNVSEISFVKWPDKALLSNAKLSKDNSASTGKLNYSVQIDRNTEIGNGLYKIRIKTQSGNSWEDWIVLGQPDSAQSIRWVSKDSWAIDKTALLNRFCPLPILDISLYGNIEGHYKKVWSQAFETKYPETLPQSTLPNNRYLLDVSMTHKRWQGLISIEYKQIINKAYDLSN, encoded by the coding sequence ATGTTGAAAATTAACCCAAGTCTTTTGATCTTATGTATTAGCTTATTACCTAACCAAAGTTGGGCGGATAATGAGTGGTTTACACAACAAGATTCGATTACCAATGCTCATAAAGCATTGTTATCAGGAGACTTAAAGAAAAGCTTCGATGCGATGGTCGAAGCTTGGCAAAATGAACCAGAAGCTCATGTAACCAATCATTTAAATGGTTTGCTATGGAAAGGGCTAGAAAGCGATTGTGGCCGAGGCTTTGATACTTCCGGTTACCCAAGTTGGTTGAATAATGTTGTAATTGAGCGACAAGTCATTCAAAGTCCGGGCCGTTTAAATTATCGTTTAAATTATCGTTTAAATATTAGAGCATCAACCAATTCAAACGTAAGTGAAATCAGCTTCGTTAAATGGCCAGATAAAGCACTGCTGTCTAATGCTAAGCTCAGTAAAGACAATAGCGCGAGCACCGGTAAGCTAAACTATAGTGTTCAAATTGATCGCAATACTGAAATTGGAAATGGTTTATATAAAATTCGGATTAAAACACAATCAGGTAATAGCTGGGAGGATTGGATAGTATTAGGGCAACCTGATAGCGCCCAATCGATTAGATGGGTATCTAAAGACAGTTGGGCGATTGACAAAACCGCCTTACTTAATCGCTTTTGTCCACTACCTATTCTTGATATTAGCCTATATGGAAATATTGAAGGGCATTATAAAAAGGTGTGGTCGCAAGCCTTTGAAACGAAATACCCTGAAACTCTGCCTCAATCCACATTACCGAATAATCGTTATTTGCTTGATGTTTCAATGACACATAAACGATGGCAAGGCTTAATTTCAATTGAATATAAGCAAATCATCAATAAAGCTTATGATTTATCTAACTAA
- the vxrB gene encoding response regulator transcription factor VxrB produces the protein MKQTLLLVEDDRNLADGLLVSLEQAGYECLHVERAEDVAALWDKADLVILDRQLPDGDSVTFLAEWKQIKDIPVILLTALVSVKDKVSGLDSGANDYLTKPFAEAELFARIRAQLRSPDSEDDGSKVTVGNIFMDKTTREVKEGDEVIIMTRTEFDLLVFLAVNLGRVFTRDELLDHVWGYNHFPTTRTVDTHILQLRQKIPSIKIETLRGVGYKMKE, from the coding sequence GTGAAACAGACATTGCTACTCGTTGAAGATGATCGCAACCTTGCAGATGGACTATTAGTCAGTTTAGAACAGGCGGGTTATGAATGCTTACATGTAGAGCGCGCTGAAGATGTGGCAGCGTTATGGGACAAAGCCGATCTTGTTATTTTGGATCGACAATTACCCGATGGTGATTCGGTCACCTTTTTAGCCGAGTGGAAACAAATTAAAGATATACCGGTTATTCTTTTAACCGCGTTAGTCTCTGTAAAAGATAAAGTGTCGGGATTAGATTCGGGAGCCAATGATTATTTAACCAAACCTTTTGCAGAAGCCGAGTTGTTTGCTCGTATTCGAGCACAGTTAAGATCGCCCGATTCAGAAGATGACGGAAGCAAAGTTACCGTTGGCAATATCTTTATGGATAAAACCACGAGAGAGGTAAAAGAGGGTGATGAAGTTATTATCATGACTCGGACCGAATTTGATTTACTGGTGTTTTTAGCCGTCAATTTAGGCCGCGTTTTCACTCGAGACGAATTACTCGATCATGTTTGGGGTTATAATCACTTCCCAACCACTCGTACCGTTGATACCCATATTTTACAACTTCGTCAAAAAATACCGAGCATTAAAATAGAAACTTTGCGCGGTGTTGGTTATAAAATGAAAGAATAA
- the vxrA gene encoding sensor histidine kinase VxrA, whose protein sequence is MNLRNFLLLGLSCLAWSAQANTLPERITQFKKSFNDNKAVAVYDIRVIQTDYPTNLLSPDSILPQTAQYPLKDLQQVYKIATTCKGKYPLSPSVTQPLVFSRAMCKGTALPLKWFIRSNLIHPGGGTYAARYVKKHPDKYQQLLPFMHIQERPKAAKNTLLGRLQLMPYDAVAALISGSETILSQNEIWLRRGTEYYLFPAKMWQEHLEQSELVVKPFSQTEHCYVRSGNVCWDNKNNSDTLFYSILALAIVNIILICSWGYSRWLSKRKDLRSRMLVLQILTHELRTPIASLSLTVEGFRREFEHLPDTVYDEFRRLCEDTRRLRQLAEASKDYLQSDNQTLATEWIPSVGEWLRYRYEGSEFDIAIELNQDLAVKINIYWLGTCVDNLVRNACKYGVAPVLLKATTHSNKLVLEVIDQGLLTKKDWAKLRKPFVSKSGLGLGLTIVESMVARMDGKMSLSGPPTTFKLEIPCETDIATR, encoded by the coding sequence TTGAATTTACGAAATTTTTTACTATTGGGGCTTTCTTGTCTAGCGTGGTCTGCTCAAGCTAACACGTTACCGGAACGTATTACTCAATTTAAAAAATCGTTTAACGACAATAAAGCGGTGGCGGTTTACGATATTCGAGTGATCCAAACTGATTACCCAACCAATTTACTCTCACCAGACAGCATACTTCCTCAGACTGCTCAATACCCACTTAAAGATTTACAACAAGTTTATAAAATTGCCACTACCTGTAAGGGGAAGTACCCGTTAAGTCCATCGGTAACTCAACCTTTAGTCTTTTCTCGGGCAATGTGTAAAGGCACCGCATTACCACTTAAATGGTTTATCCGCTCCAACCTGATCCACCCCGGTGGAGGCACTTATGCTGCTCGTTATGTGAAAAAACACCCTGATAAATATCAACAATTATTGCCGTTTATGCATATCCAAGAGCGTCCCAAAGCGGCTAAGAATACATTATTAGGTCGATTGCAGCTCATGCCATACGATGCTGTCGCCGCCTTGATTTCGGGTTCCGAGACTATTTTGTCACAAAATGAAATTTGGTTACGTCGCGGTACCGAGTATTATCTTTTTCCTGCTAAGATGTGGCAAGAGCACCTTGAGCAATCAGAATTGGTGGTAAAACCTTTTTCACAAACCGAACACTGTTATGTTCGCAGCGGAAATGTATGTTGGGATAATAAAAATAACTCAGATACGTTATTTTACAGTATATTAGCTTTAGCTATCGTCAATATTATCCTAATCTGTAGTTGGGGTTATTCACGTTGGTTAAGCAAACGTAAAGATCTTCGCAGCCGAATGTTGGTTTTGCAAATTTTAACTCATGAATTAAGAACACCGATCGCAAGTCTGTCACTGACGGTAGAAGGTTTTCGACGTGAATTTGAACATTTACCGGATACTGTTTACGATGAATTTAGACGTTTATGTGAAGACACTCGTCGTTTAAGGCAATTGGCTGAAGCGAGTAAAGATTATCTACAGTCGGATAACCAAACCCTAGCAACAGAATGGATACCCTCTGTGGGGGAATGGTTACGGTATCGTTATGAGGGATCAGAATTTGATATCGCCATTGAGTTGAACCAAGATCTAGCAGTGAAAATTAATATTTATTGGCTAGGAACCTGTGTTGACAATTTAGTTAGAAATGCTTGTAAATATGGCGTAGCACCAGTGTTATTAAAAGCGACGACACATTCAAATAAATTGGTTCTTGAAGTTATTGATCAAGGGCTATTAACAAAAAAAGATTGGGCGAAACTTCGCAAACCCTTTGTTAGTAAAAGTGGTTTGGGTCTTGGTTTAACTATTGTAGAATCGATGGTTGCTCGTATGGATGGCAAAATGAGCCTAAGTGGACCACCGACAACATTTAAATTGGAGATTCCCTGTGAAACAGACATTGCTACTCGTTGA
- the pntB gene encoding Re/Si-specific NAD(P)(+) transhydrogenase subunit beta — MSAGLVQAAYVVAAVLFIMSLAGLSKQDSARFGNYYGIAGMAIALIATIFGPHSAGITWIILAMIIGGAIGIYLARKVEMTEMPELVAILHSFVGMAAVLVGYNSYIDHGVLTGALLNIHLVEVFLGVFIGAVTFSGSIVAFCKLRGLVSTSALNIPHKHKWNLLAIVVSVLLMIYFVNNNGSMFALLVMTAIALVFGYHLVSSIGGADMPVVVSMLNSYSGWAAAAAGFMLANDLLIVTGALVGSSGAILSYIMCKAMNRSFISVIAGGFGNAPTTASTGDEEQGEHRETTAEEVAEMLKDSKSVIITPGYGMAVAQAQYPVHEITEKLRAQGVDVRFGIHPVAGRLPGHMNVLLAEAKVPYDIVLEMDEINDDFTTTDTVLVIGANDTVNPAALEDPNSPIAGMPVLEVWNAKNVIVFKRSMNTGYAGVQNPLFFKENTQMLFGDAKASVDAISKAL; from the coding sequence ATGTCTGCAGGATTAGTACAAGCGGCATACGTTGTTGCTGCCGTTCTATTTATTATGAGCTTGGCGGGTCTTTCTAAGCAAGATTCGGCTCGTTTTGGTAACTATTACGGTATCGCAGGTATGGCCATCGCTTTGATCGCCACTATTTTCGGCCCTCACTCGGCTGGTATCACTTGGATCATTTTAGCGATGATCATTGGTGGTGCTATAGGTATCTACTTAGCTCGCAAAGTAGAAATGACTGAAATGCCTGAATTAGTTGCAATTCTCCACAGTTTTGTGGGTATGGCAGCGGTGTTGGTGGGTTATAACAGCTATATCGATCACGGTGTATTAACGGGCGCATTACTGAATATTCATTTAGTTGAAGTGTTCTTAGGTGTGTTCATTGGTGCGGTCACCTTTAGTGGCTCGATTGTCGCATTTTGTAAATTACGCGGTTTAGTATCAACATCGGCGTTAAATATTCCCCATAAGCATAAATGGAATTTATTGGCGATTGTTGTTTCTGTATTGCTGATGATTTACTTCGTTAATAACAATGGCAGCATGTTTGCTTTACTTGTTATGACGGCTATCGCGCTCGTGTTTGGTTACCATTTGGTGTCGTCAATCGGCGGCGCGGATATGCCTGTTGTAGTTTCTATGCTTAACTCATACTCAGGTTGGGCAGCAGCAGCAGCAGGTTTCATGCTCGCGAATGATTTGTTAATTGTAACCGGTGCCTTGGTGGGTTCTTCTGGTGCGATTCTTTCGTACATTATGTGTAAAGCAATGAACCGTTCTTTCATCAGCGTGATTGCAGGCGGGTTTGGTAATGCACCAACAACGGCATCAACCGGTGATGAAGAGCAAGGTGAGCACCGTGAAACCACGGCGGAAGAAGTAGCAGAAATGCTGAAAGATTCTAAGTCAGTCATCATTACCCCAGGGTATGGTATGGCGGTTGCTCAAGCTCAATATCCAGTACATGAAATTACTGAAAAATTGCGCGCGCAAGGTGTTGACGTTCGATTTGGTATTCACCCAGTCGCAGGGCGGTTACCTGGTCACATGAACGTATTACTGGCCGAAGCCAAAGTTCCTTATGACATCGTATTAGAAATGGATGAAATCAACGACGATTTTACCACCACTGATACCGTTCTTGTTATTGGTGCGAATGATACGGTTAACCCAGCAGCTCTTGAAGATCCAAACAGCCCAATTGCAGGTATGCCTGTATTGGAAGTTTGGAATGCGAAAAATGTGATTGTCTTTAAACGTTCAATGAACACAGGTTATGCTGGTGTTCAAAACCCATTGTTCTTTAAAGAAAATACTCAAATGTTGTTTGGTGATGCTAAAGCCAGTGTCGATGCAATTTCAAAAGCTCTTTAA
- the pntA gene encoding Re/Si-specific NAD(P)(+) transhydrogenase subunit alpha, with translation MQIGVPREILAGETRVAATPKTVEQLLKLGFTVAVESNAGALASFDDTAFEAAGASVVSAQDVWKSEIILKVNAPQINADTGVDEFELLQDGASLVSFIWPAQNEELLAKLATKNINVMAMDSVPRISRAQALDALSSMANIAGYRAVVEAAHEFGRFFTGQITAAGKVPPAKVLVAGAGVAGLAAIGAAGSLGAIVRAFDVRPEVKEQVQSMGADFLEVDFKEDTSAGDGYAKEMSDAFNKKAEELYAAQAKDVDIIITTALIPGRPAPKLITKEMVDSMKAGSVIVDLAAANGGNCAYTEADKVVKTPNGVTVIGYTDMVGRLPTQSSQLYGTNLVNLLKLLCKEKDGNINIDFEDVVLRGVTVVKEGEVTWPAPPIQVSAQPQAAPKAQAAPVKKEEKPVSPTKKFGAMVIAAGLFGWIGTVAPPEFLSHFTVFVLACVVGYYVVWNVSHSLHTPLMSVTNAISGIIVVGALLQVGQGNGIVSFLSFIAILIASINIFGGFTVTKRMLEMFRKK, from the coding sequence ATGCAGATTGGTGTACCGAGAGAAATACTTGCGGGTGAAACGCGAGTCGCTGCCACGCCGAAAACGGTCGAGCAGCTATTAAAACTAGGATTTACTGTCGCGGTAGAATCGAATGCTGGCGCACTTGCCAGTTTTGATGATACTGCATTTGAAGCGGCTGGAGCGTCTGTGGTTTCTGCGCAAGATGTGTGGAAGTCAGAGATCATTCTTAAAGTGAATGCGCCTCAAATCAATGCTGATACCGGCGTTGATGAGTTTGAATTGCTTCAAGACGGCGCGAGTTTGGTCAGCTTTATTTGGCCTGCTCAAAATGAAGAGTTGTTAGCAAAACTAGCCACTAAAAATATTAACGTGATGGCGATGGATTCGGTTCCTCGTATTTCTCGTGCTCAAGCGTTAGATGCCCTTAGTTCAATGGCAAACATTGCGGGTTACCGCGCAGTGGTAGAAGCGGCGCATGAGTTTGGCCGTTTCTTTACAGGGCAAATTACTGCGGCAGGTAAAGTGCCGCCAGCGAAAGTACTGGTTGCCGGTGCTGGTGTTGCAGGTCTTGCGGCTATTGGCGCTGCGGGCAGTTTAGGTGCGATTGTTCGCGCATTTGATGTTCGTCCTGAAGTAAAAGAACAAGTTCAATCAATGGGCGCTGATTTCTTAGAAGTTGATTTCAAAGAAGACACCAGTGCTGGTGATGGTTACGCAAAAGAAATGTCGGACGCTTTTAACAAGAAAGCAGAAGAGCTGTATGCTGCGCAAGCCAAAGATGTCGATATCATTATTACCACCGCATTGATCCCTGGTCGTCCTGCGCCAAAGCTTATCACCAAAGAAATGGTCGATAGCATGAAAGCCGGCAGCGTGATCGTTGATCTTGCCGCCGCAAATGGTGGTAACTGTGCATACACTGAAGCGGATAAAGTGGTTAAAACACCAAATGGTGTCACCGTGATCGGTTATACCGATATGGTTGGCCGTCTTCCGACTCAATCTTCTCAGCTTTACGGTACCAACTTAGTTAACTTGCTAAAACTGCTTTGCAAAGAGAAAGATGGCAACATCAATATTGACTTTGAAGATGTGGTTTTACGTGGGGTTACGGTCGTTAAAGAAGGCGAAGTCACCTGGCCTGCGCCGCCAATTCAAGTGTCTGCGCAACCACAAGCTGCGCCTAAAGCACAAGCCGCTCCGGTTAAGAAAGAAGAAAAGCCAGTCTCACCAACCAAAAAATTTGGCGCGATGGTGATCGCGGCAGGTTTATTCGGTTGGATCGGAACTGTAGCACCACCGGAATTTTTATCTCACTTTACCGTGTTTGTTTTAGCCTGTGTTGTGGGTTATTACGTGGTGTGGAATGTATCGCATTCTTTGCATACTCCGCTAATGTCGGTCACCAATGCGATTTCTGGCATTATCGTCGTCGGCGCATTGTTACAAGTGGGGCAAGGTAATGGCATTGTGTCGTTTTTGTCATTCATCGCGATTTTAATTGCAAGCATAAACATTTTTGGTGGCTTTACCGTAACCAAACGTATGCTTGAAATGTTCCGTAAGAAGTAG
- a CDS encoding HlyU family transcriptional regulator has product MGFLSKLFGSKKETKVVEVEPIEFNGFLIYAESISEGSQYRVAGRIVKHIDGEVKTHRFIRSDVLSSQDDANQLMLKKAKLFIEQSGSSMF; this is encoded by the coding sequence GTGGGTTTTTTATCAAAGTTGTTTGGTAGTAAAAAGGAAACAAAAGTCGTTGAGGTTGAACCGATCGAGTTTAATGGTTTTTTAATCTACGCCGAGTCAATTTCTGAGGGCAGTCAATATCGAGTGGCGGGACGGATTGTTAAACACATCGATGGCGAGGTTAAAACACACCGCTTCATTCGTTCCGATGTGCTGTCATCACAAGATGATGCAAATCAATTGATGCTGAAAAAGGCAAAACTTTTTATCGAACAATCTGGTTCGTCCATGTTTTAA